A stretch of DNA from Dokdonia sp. PRO95:
GTTTGGTGACTTTACCGCACTTAATAACGTTTCCATTGCTGTCCCAGAAGGAAGCATTTTTGGGCTACTGGGCCCTAATGGCGCTGGCAAGACAACACTCATTCGTATTATCAACCAGATTACTATGCCAGATACGGGTAGTGTAACGCTAGGAGGTGAGCCATTACAACAGCATCACATACGCGACATAGGCTATATGCCAGAGGAGCGTGGCTTATATAAATCTATGAAAGTAGGGGAACAGGTGCTCTACCTAGCCCAACTTAAAGGTTTATCAAAAGCAGATGCAAAAAAACGAGCCAAACACTGGTTTGAAAAACTAGAAATAGGCGACTGGTGGGATAAAAAAATTCAAGAACTTTCTAAAGGACAGGCGCAGAAAATCCAATTTGTGGTGACCGTAATGCACCAGCCCAAGTTGCTCATTTTTGATGAGCCCTTCAGTGGTTTTGATCCTATAAATGCAAACCTCATTAAAGATGAGATTTTGCAATTACGTGATGAGGGAGCTACCGTTATCTTCAGCACGCACCGTATGGAATCTGTAGAGGAGCTATGCGATCATATTGCACTTATCAATAAGTCTAATAAAATACTAGATGGTGAGGTAAACAGTATTAAGAGAGCATACCAGAATAATACGTTTGATGTGGGAGTGCAGGTTGTAGATGAGACCGCTTTCGCGAAAGCGGAACAAGAACTCAAAGCTGCTTTTAAAGTAACTCAAGCGCATTTTAAAAGTCTTGGTAATGAACGTAAGCTTCGTGTGGAAATGGGCGATAAGTCTACACCAAACGAATTGCTTACTACCTTAAAAAATTATGGACAAGTCACTCATTTTATGGAAGTGATACCAAGCGTAAACGATATCTTCATTCAAACAGTTAGCCAAAACAAATGAGCATACTTAAGTTAATCATAAAGAGAGAGTACATTGCGAGAGTGCGTAATAAGTCGTTTTTAATAATGACATTTTTGAGTCCGCTTATACTTGTGGGGATGATTTTATTAATCTCTTACCTTACTCAACTTAATAGCGAGGATAAACGCACTATTGTAGTAGTAGACGACTCTGGGAAATTTGAAACTGTATTTTTTAATACAGAACAGACTACCTATCTCAATCTTAGCGATCAGGGACTAGAAGCAGGAAAAGAGGTTGCTAAGGGTGAAGGTTATTATGGGCTTATCCATATCAATGATAATCCTGCTGTAGTAGAAGATGCTGTTACCTTTTATGGCAATGAAACACCTTCTTTTAGCTTTATAGGAGATATAGAAAAACGCATCGAAAAGAAAATGACCGATGAGAATCTCATCGCTCAAGGTATAGACTTGAATACACTAGAAACTGCCAAAAGCAGTATTGATGTGCAAATAGAAAATTTTTCTGGTGAGACGAGTTCTAAAATGAGTAACTGGGTAAAAGCTGGTTTTGGTGGTGCTGCGGGTTATTTATTAATGATGTTTATTATCATATATGGTAACATGGTAATGCGTTCTGTGATTGAGGAAAAGACCAATAGAATCATTGAAGTAATTATATCTTCTGTAAAACCCTTCCAGTTAATGATGGGTAAAATATTAGGTACTACACTCGCAGGAATCACACAATTCTCAATATGGGTTCTTGTGGGAGGGATTTTGCTAGTCGTTCTTACTACTGTATTCGGTATTGATCCTTCAGCAGCATCTGCGGCGAGTCCTGCTGCTTCACAAGCACAACAAATAGCAGAAGATCCTGGGATGGTGATTGAGTTACTACAAGAGATTCAAAAGTTACCTCTATTACAACTAGTAGGAGGCTTCTTTATTTATTTTATAGGAGGATACTTTTTGTATAGTTCTATATATGCAGCGATAGGTGCAGCAGTAGATAATGAAACAGATACACAGCAGTTTATGTTACCTATCATTATGCCGTTAATGTTGGGGATTTATGTTGGCTTTTTTGCAGTGATAGATAATCCTCATGGAACGGTAGCGACCGTTTTCTCAATCATACCACTTACGTCACCTATAGTGATGTTGATGCGTATACCGTTTGAGGTTCCGGTGTGGCAACTTGCATTGTCTATTACCTTACTAGTGGCATCATTCGTGTTTACAGTATGGTTTGGATCAAAAATATACCGTGTAGGGATATTGATGTATGGTAAAAAACCTACTTATAAAGATTTAATAAAATGGTTAAGATACTAGCACTCCTTCTTGTTATGCAGGAAGAGACTGTAGAGAAGGTAAAAGATATTATTGAACAAGACGTATGGGGCACTATTAAGGAGTGGCTGGGCTTCGAGCTTATAAGTGTAGGAAAGGAACCTAATCATATAGGGCTTACTATTGGTCATCTTATTATTCTAATAATAGCTTTTATACTCACAAGCATTCTCCTTAAGTGGATACGTGTGTTAATGACACGTAAAATGGAGGGCGATGACAAACTTAAGTTTGTAAGTGTTTTTAAGTTTATCAAGTATATCGCTTATATAGTGGTAGTGCTTGCTACGATGAGTGCTTCAGGGATTAATATTACGGTGCTGCTCACAGCATCTGCAGCATTATTTGTAGGTTTAGGACTTGCATTGCAGGAGGTATTTCAAGACGTAATAGGTGGTATTCTTATTATGA
This window harbors:
- a CDS encoding ATP-binding cassette domain-containing protein; its protein translation is MNSLLVADTVSKKFGDFTALNNVSIAVPEGSIFGLLGPNGAGKTTLIRIINQITMPDTGSVTLGGEPLQQHHIRDIGYMPEERGLYKSMKVGEQVLYLAQLKGLSKADAKKRAKHWFEKLEIGDWWDKKIQELSKGQAQKIQFVVTVMHQPKLLIFDEPFSGFDPINANLIKDEILQLRDEGATVIFSTHRMESVEELCDHIALINKSNKILDGEVNSIKRAYQNNTFDVGVQVVDETAFAKAEQELKAAFKVTQAHFKSLGNERKLRVEMGDKSTPNELLTTLKNYGQVTHFMEVIPSVNDIFIQTVSQNK
- a CDS encoding ABC transporter permease, with the protein product MSILKLIIKREYIARVRNKSFLIMTFLSPLILVGMILLISYLTQLNSEDKRTIVVVDDSGKFETVFFNTEQTTYLNLSDQGLEAGKEVAKGEGYYGLIHINDNPAVVEDAVTFYGNETPSFSFIGDIEKRIEKKMTDENLIAQGIDLNTLETAKSSIDVQIENFSGETSSKMSNWVKAGFGGAAGYLLMMFIIIYGNMVMRSVIEEKTNRIIEVIISSVKPFQLMMGKILGTTLAGITQFSIWVLVGGILLVVLTTVFGIDPSAASAASPAASQAQQIAEDPGMVIELLQEIQKLPLLQLVGGFFIYFIGGYFLYSSIYAAIGAAVDNETDTQQFMLPIIMPLMLGIYVGFFAVIDNPHGTVATVFSIIPLTSPIVMLMRIPFEVPVWQLALSITLLVASFVFTVWFGSKIYRVGILMYGKKPTYKDLIKWLRY